One window from the genome of bacterium encodes:
- a CDS encoding DUF72 domain-containing protein: MSPHEAGTPPPSIAEIPGPGPRILAGTSGFAFAEWKGGFYPADLRQERMLGFYAEHLPSVEINVSFYRMPTSKMLEDWRGQTPASFRFAIKAHRRITHVKRLRDVDDDVRWLCERVTELGDRLGPVLFQLPPSFRQDLPLLESFLATLRPLPYVAIEFRHATWHADATYDLLRRHRVALCIAEDEASCEPLVHTASFGYYRLHRMQYTPVQLEGWAEHLRAAAELRPIFCYFTHETGPEAVAYARALMNLVSPGPP, encoded by the coding sequence GTGAGCCCGCACGAGGCGGGCACGCCGCCCCCTTCGATCGCCGAGATCCCCGGCCCGGGTCCGCGGATCCTCGCCGGGACTTCGGGGTTCGCCTTCGCCGAGTGGAAGGGGGGGTTCTACCCCGCTGACCTGCGGCAGGAGCGTATGCTCGGTTTTTACGCCGAGCACCTCCCCAGCGTGGAAATCAACGTGTCATTCTACCGCATGCCGACGAGCAAGATGCTCGAGGATTGGCGGGGGCAGACGCCGGCCTCCTTCCGGTTCGCGATCAAGGCGCACCGGCGAATCACGCACGTCAAGCGGCTTCGCGACGTGGACGATGACGTGCGGTGGCTCTGCGAGCGGGTGACCGAGCTCGGCGATCGCCTCGGCCCGGTGCTCTTCCAGCTGCCCCCTTCGTTCCGCCAAGACCTGCCCCTCTTGGAGAGCTTCCTCGCCACCCTTCGCCCTCTGCCGTACGTGGCGATCGAGTTCCGCCACGCCACCTGGCATGCCGATGCCACCTACGATCTGCTGCGGCGCCACCGCGTGGCGCTCTGCATCGCCGAGGACGAAGCGTCCTGCGAGCCGCTCGTGCACACCGCGTCGTTCGGTTACTATCGGCTGCACCGGATGCAGTACACCCCGGTGCAGTTGGAGGGGTGGGCCGAGCACCTCCGCGCGGCCGCCGAGCTCCGCCCGATCTTTTGCTACTTCACCCACGAGACCGGTCCCGAAGCGGTCGCCTATGCGCGCGCCCTGATGAACCTTGTCAGCCCGGGTCCCCCCTAG